The genomic stretch GACGGATGTTCAGAACGCAAAGTTCGCCGGATCCGGTCCGCAACGTCGTCCTTGGTCGAGACCACCGATCGCAGCCATGTCGTCGTCCGACAGTTCGAAGCCGAAGACATCCGAGTTCTCGATCATCCGCGCCTCGCGCACGGACTTCGGGATGGTCACGACACCGCCCTGCACGTTCCACCGCAACACGACCTGCGCGACCGTGCGCCCGAGCCGCCGTGCGATGCCCTCGAGCACCGGGTTACGCAGGATCGCGCCCGCCTGCATGAGCGGACTCCAAGCCTCGACTTGCACATCACGCGCACGGCAAAAAGCCACGAGCTCCGGACTCTGCAGGTACGGGTGAAACTCGATCTGGTTCACCGTCGGCGTCACTCCGCCCAACGCGAACACCTCCTCGAGATCGCCCTCGAGAAAGTTGCTCACGCCGATCGCCCGTGCGCGCCCGTCGGCGTGGAGCTCCTGCATCGCACGCCATGCCTCCACAATGCGCCCCCGGATCGGCCAATGCAGCAAGTACAGATCCACGTAGTCCAAGCCGAGCCGCTCGAGACTCTCCGCGAACGCCGCCTCGACGCGCCCGGCGCGCACGTCGTCGTTCCACACCTTGGTCGTGACGAAGATCTCCTCGCGCGGCACGCCCGCCGCACGAATTCCGGCACCGACGCCACGCTCGTTTCCGTAGACCGACGCCGTGTCGATGCTCCGGTAGCCCGCCCGGATGGCCGTCTCCACGCACCGCGCCGTCTCGGCGTCGGAGCCCATCTGAAACACCCCGAGCCCCAGCCACGGCATCTCGACGCCACCACTCAAACGCACGCGAGCCCGCAAACCCGCCGCACGATCCGGAGCGACTCCGATAAAACACGATCCGTTGTTCATCGAGCCGACACTCCGCCCCCGCGAGCGACACGTCAAACCGCCCTGTCGATCCGTCCGCTCCCGAGCGGCGTTCGCACGCTGCGCTCGCGTCACCGAGCAATGCACTCGCTTCGCCGCCCGGCTCGCGGTCCCCTTCTCCGCGATGCACCCCGTTGTCCTTCTCGCGTGCGCATGCGCGGCGTCACTGTTCGTCTCCGCCTGTCGCCCATCCGCTCCGGCCATCCGCGAGGTCGGTTCCTCCACGGTCTGGACACTCGTCGACACGACTCCCGTGCCCGACGTCCGCACCGAGGTCCTCGGCACGCCTACCCCCGTCGAGATCGACGGCGTCCGCGCGCTGCGCTTCGACGGCGTCGACGACGCCCTCGTGCTCCACACCAATCCCATCGCCGGGATGGACGCGTTCACGATCGAGATGCTCGTGCGACCCGACACCGGCGGACCGTTCGAACAACGTTTTCTCCACATCGCCGCAGCGGACGATCACCGCATGCTCTTCGAGCTGCGCATGCCGCCCGACGGTAGTTGGTACCTGGATACGTTTCTCCGTGCCGTGTCTTCGTCCCGGACGCTCATCGATCCCACGAAACTTCATCCTCCCGAGCGTTGGACATGGGTCGCGATGACCTACGCCGACGGACGCGCCGAACACTTCGTGGAGGGCACGAGCGAACTCGCTGACTCCGTCGACTTCGTACCCATGCCCGGCGGCGCGACCTCGATCGGCATGCGCATGAACCGCGTCTCGTGGTTCCGCGGCGCGATCGCCGAAGTACGTTTCCACCGCGGGGTGCTCCCCCCCGAAGCGCTGCAGCGCTCGCGCCCACCCGGGGCCGACTAACGCGTTCGGCGAACAACCCTCCCCTTCCTACCCCACCCCGCTCCAAGATGACCCCGACCCGCGTCCGCTCCATCGGGCCTGCACGACTGGCCTGCGCTTCCCTCGTGCTCGCCTTCGTTCCCTTCGCCGCCGCCGCGTCGCACGTGCTTCTGCACGACGACTTCAGCGCGTATCCACCGCGCATGTTCTCCGCCGGCGTGGTCGGCGCGCAGGCCGAATACCACTTCGTCCCCGGCGTGGCGCAGCAAGGGAACTGGCAGGTATCGACCTTCCGCTCGCCCGAATCGCAACGCGCGTGGCACGTCGTCCGTCACGAAGGGCGACCGGCGATGTTGCAGAGCACGCGCACCACCGATGCCGACGCCGCCTACATGCACTCGGTGCTCGTCGCCGGCGATCCGCTCTGGACCGACTACACCGTGACGCTGCGTTTCGAGCCGCTGGCGAACGACCTGCAGAGCGGCATCTCGTTTCGTCACCAGCACGACCGCTCCTACTACTTCTTCGGCGTCTTGCAGGGGCGCGCCGTATTGCAGCGCGTGAACCACGCGAAGAGCTTCCGCACGGCCGAGGTCGAGGTCCTCGCCGAGCAACCGTACGCGTGGTCGCCGGGCCGCGAGATCGTCGCCGTCGTCACCGTCCGCGGTGATGCGATCACCGCCCGCCTCGACGATCTCCCGCCCCTCGAAGCGCGCGACGCCACCTTCGCCGCCGGACGCATCGCGCTGCTTTGCGACGTGCCCACGCGCTTCTACGAGGTGCGCGTGGAAACCGACACCGCCTCCGCCCGCACCATCGCCGACGCGATCGCCTCACGCCGCGCGACCGAAGCACGACTCCAAGCCGAGAACCCGAAGATGGTTCTCTGGAAACGCATCTCGACCTCGGGCTTCGGCACCAGCCGCCAAGTGCGCTTCGGCGACTTGGACAACGACGGTCGGATCGACGTGCTCTTCGCGCAAGTACGCCGCCACGGCCCCAAGGATCGCAACAGCGAAGTCGGCTGCCTCACCGCGATGACCTTCGACGGCAAACGGCTCTGGCAATCCGGCGAACCCGATCCGTGGAACGACCTTCTCACCAACGACGTCGCCGTACAGGTGCACGACGTCGACGGCGATGGCCGCACCGAAGTCGTCTTCGCGCGCGACCTGCGCCTCGTCGTCGCCGACGGTGCCACCGGCCGCGAATTGCGATCGATCGAGACGCCCGTGAACCGCGCCTCCGAGAAACCGTTCGACAAGATGCCGCGCATCCTCGGCGACGCGGTCTTCTTCGCCGACTTCCGCGGTCTAGGCCGTAAGAGCGACATCCTCCTCAAAGATCGCTACGAACAGTTCTGGGTCTACACCGACCAACTCGAGTTGCTCTGGAGCGGCACCGCCGTCACCGGTCACTTCCCCTACGCCGCCGACATCGACGGCGACGGGCGCGACGAACTCGCAATCGGCTACCGCCTCTACGACCACGACGGCACGCTCCTCTGGAACCGCGAGGACCAGCTCGACGACCATGCCGACGGCGTCGCGATCGTCGATTTCGACCAGACGCCCGGCTCGAGACCGCGCCTGCTCAACGCCGCGAGCGACGAGGGCATGGTCTTCATGGACCTCGATGGACGCATCACGCACCAGTACTTCCTCGGACACGCGCAGAACCCCGCGACCGGCAACTTCCGCGACGATCTTCCCGGCCTCGAGACGGTCGTGATCAACTTCTGGGGCAATCAAGGCATCACCACCTTCTTCGATGCGCGTGGAAACATCACGCACCAGTGCGAGCCCATCCAGTACGGCAGCATGATGCTTCCGGTGAACTGGCGCGGACACGGCGAAGAGTTGATTCTTCTCAGCCCCGACGTGCTCGAAGGCGGCATGATCGACGGACACGGTCGGCGCGCCGTCGTGTTTCCGGCCGACGGCCACCCCGTCTTGGCCAACGACGCGCTCGACGTCACCGGCGACTGCCGCGACGAGATCGTCGTCTGGGATGCCTACGAGATGTGGGTCTACACGCAGGACGACAACCCGCGCTCCGGCCGCCTCTACAAACCGAAGCGCAACGGCCTGTACAACGAATCCAACTACAAGGCCTCCGTCTCGCTCCCGGGTTGGAGCGAGTGACGCGGCCTACGATCGGAACGCCCGCGGACGCCCCCGCACCGTCGATCAGGCTCCGAGCGCCGCGAGCAGGCGGCGCATCTCGTCGCGTTTCGCTTCGTTGTCCGCGAGTTGCTTCTTCGCGCCTTCGATCACCGCCGGCGGGGCCTTGGAGACGAAGGACTCGTTGGCCAACCGCGCCTGCGTGCCGGCGATCGCCTTCTCGATCTTCTCCAACTCCTTGCCGAGACGCTCGCGCTCGGCCGCGACGTCGAGCGAGGAGCTGAGATCGAGGTAGATCGTGCCGAGCGGCGTGATCGCGGCCGGCGCGCCGTCGACCGCTTCGCGCCGTTCGAATGCGGACGCGCCCACGAGCTTGGTCAGCATGGCGATGTTGCGCTGGAGCGTCGGCCACGCGTCGTTCGCGGCGACGACGAAGAACTTCACGTCGCGTTTGCTCGCGAGATTGTACTCCGCCTTGAGCGCACGCGCCGAACCCACGAGCGACTTGAGGTGCGCCGTCTCCGCCACGGCCGTCGCGTCGATCGCGACTCCGCGGGTGGCGAACGCCGCGGCGCATCCGACCGCGCAGTCTTGGATGAAACGAGCCCCCTCCGCCTCGCCGTAGCCGAGCAGACTCCACAGCTCCTGCGTGATGAACGGCGTGAACGGATGCAGCGCGAGCAGCGTCTGCCGAATCACGAGGTCCTGCACCGCGAGGCACGCGTCGCGCTGCGCGGGATCCTGTATCCGAGCCTTGGATACCTCCACGTACCAGTCGCAGAAGTCGGTCCAGAAAAACGCGTAGAGCGTCTGCACGGCTCGACTGAACTCGAACTCGCGGAAGCACGTCGCCAGCTCCGCCTCGGTCGCGAGCAAGCGCTCGAGGATGGCGTGGTCGGCCACGTCGAGCGCGGCCGGATCGATGCGCGCGAGGATGGCTTCGAGCGAAGCGTTGTCCGCCATCGGCCCGGACATCTGGCGAA from Opitutales bacterium ASA1 encodes the following:
- a CDS encoding LamG domain-containing protein, whose amino-acid sequence is MHPVVLLACACAASLFVSACRPSAPAIREVGSSTVWTLVDTTPVPDVRTEVLGTPTPVEIDGVRALRFDGVDDALVLHTNPIAGMDAFTIEMLVRPDTGGPFEQRFLHIAAADDHRMLFELRMPPDGSWYLDTFLRAVSSSRTLIDPTKLHPPERWTWVAMTYADGRAEHFVEGTSELADSVDFVPMPGGATSIGMRMNRVSWFRGAIAEVRFHRGVLPPEALQRSRPPGAD
- a CDS encoding aldo/keto reductase, coding for MNNGSCFIGVAPDRAAGLRARVRLSGGVEMPWLGLGVFQMGSDAETARCVETAIRAGYRSIDTASVYGNERGVGAGIRAAGVPREEIFVTTKVWNDDVRAGRVEAAFAESLERLGLDYVDLYLLHWPIRGRIVEAWRAMQELHADGRARAIGVSNFLEGDLEEVFALGGVTPTVNQIEFHPYLQSPELVAFCRARDVQVEAWSPLMQAGAILRNPVLEGIARRLGRTVAQVVLRWNVQGGVVTIPKSVREARMIENSDVFGFELSDDDMAAIGGLDQGRRCGPDPANFAF